The Novipirellula aureliae genome segment TTCATGACCAAACCCGCCGATCTATACCGAAACGCTTGCCGTAGATACCATCGTATAGTCGCTAATTTCCTTGCGGTTGAGGCTTGGCGGCGAGGGTACGATGGCGTCCGTATTCGTGATCACGAATTTAAGCGAATGTTTGACGTTGACGCCCTGAAAGACGTTCGCTTGAAATGGTTTCGGGAAGACGTTGCTGACTGGTTTCCGATTTGGAATAATGAGCGGTCCTACACTTATAATGGACTCACGATTCGACTAATGCGTAACGTCAAATCCCACGATGGTGAACCTTACGATCTTGATGCTCTTCCGGTGCTAAACGTGAACCGTGACTTGATCCCAAACTACAAAGAGTCGACCTTTATTGTCCGGTTACAACACTATGCGTGTGGACTCGATGACGAGGTGCTAACCGTTGTATCAGAGGCGACGAAGTCCGTGCCCGCATCAAAGAAGACAGCCAAGAAGTCTGTTACCAAGAAGTCAGCTGCCCTAAAGAGAAAGAAGAATCAATAACAACCGGGCGAATAACCATGCCGACGAAGTAAAGTTGGCTAGTTAAGCCAAATGGGTCAAGACATATTGGCCCACTAATGCTAATGTCTGTAATTAAAATTTTTTCGTTTTTGATTGATGCTCTGAGTCTCAAGTGCAACACGGTAATTGCCCAAATTGCGGTGCGAGGTTTCGCTACGAAGAACGCCCTATTGCGCAGAAAGCATCTTGCAAGAAGTGCAGAGCATCTGTGCGACTACCGTCTGCAACGAAAGAGGCTCTAAGAATTAAATGAGTAATCCAAACTCAACGTGGTGAGACTCACGGGCCATTCGAATTGACACGCTTGCGGAGCTCGCAGGATCCGGACGCTTTGTCTCTACTGACCTAGTCTGGCATAGCATTGAGGGTCCAGTTGCTTCAAGGCAAGCGATTGCTGATCCGAAGCTATGCTCACTTTTTGTTGACACGGCCCTGGATGAACGTCTATCGAAGCCAGCTGTCGGTCCGTCCAGAACGGATGCTAACACTCAACCGACGTCTTGGTCGATTCTCGGCCTAAAGCCGTCAACTTGGATCGCTATTGGAATGGTCTTTACAACCCTGTTTTTTACCTGTCGCGATGTTCACCCTGTTTACGATGTCTATAACGGCATATGCAGCAAAAAATGCCGAAAGTGACTCTAAGTCAGAAGAGTTGTTTGCCGGTTTGTTTTGGCTGGTTACGTACTTTCACTTCGCTGACACCGTTTGGATTCCATCGTGGGGACGTGGACGCGATTTCGTTGACCGAATTGGAATTGCAATCAAGGGTGTTGGTTTTGCGATGATCTCCGTGTGCACGATACTTTCTCCCTCGATTGGTTCGGTCGTGCTTGGGATCATGGGTTTGATTGTGCTCATGTTTGGACGCATACTTTGGGAATTGCTGCTCATTGACGGCTAATCCACACGGACATCTTCAACGCCGACAAGAAAGCCGCCATCTCGGACGCCTACCCCACCGACCGCCACGTCTACGACTATGTCATCACCGACAGCAAAACCGAGCGTAAGTTCGTCGAAACACTCGACAAGTCCACCGAAGTCTGTGTCTACGCAAAACTCCCCAAGGCTTTTTCGATCCCAACCCCCGTGGGCAACTACAACCCCGACTGGGCGATCGCCTTCAACCAAGGCACAGTCAAACACGTCTTCTTCGTCGCCGAGACCAAAGGCAGCATGAGTTCGCTGGAACTCAAAAAGATCGAAGCCGCCAAAATCGACTGCGCCCGCAAGTTCTTCGCCAGAATCACCAGTGACAACGTCAAATACGACGTCGTCGACAGCTACGAAAGGCTGATGGAGTTAGTGCAGTAGTTTTTGCGGGATTAGGTACCCAGACAGATGGGATTCCAACCTTACTTAGCCATTGGTAAACCCCGTTGCATCACCGTGATGCCGAAGCAATCTTGATTCGGCTGCCGAATCGTCGATTTACCGACCTAAATTTGAAGTGAACCGTAATCAGCCCAAATATGTCCGCCGAACGCATCGACACTGGTGGAACCTAGTTCACAAGTTATTGCGCGCCGGTCGCCGACGGCTCCCAAACTCTGATCACTCGACCCACCGAAGCGATAACAACAAAACTATGCGTTTTTCCAATGTTTGAGAGCCTCTGCAAAGCTTTAGATGCATTCGGCGTAAGCGGAAATGGCGTCTAAAGACATTTTTAGTCGGTCGCCCCCAGTCACCCCCTTACCCGTATACAGTTAACCCAGCCAAGTCCTCCATTTTGGGCGAGTTTTCCGGTTCCAAGAATTTTGGCCCCCCATTCAGCTGGCGACGTTATCGGCTGTGACGCGCGCATTACCAAATCTAGAGCTGTCGCAGGTAAAAAGTCGCAGATCAGGCAGTGTTTTTTTTGCAGCAAATATTTCGAAAAACCCGCTAATTCCGCCAAATCAGCAGTTCCACTCCAAAACAGGTGAAAGGAATGACACTATTTTATCCCGGTATTTCGGGTCATATATCGCACAGAAGGGAAAACGTGTGGAAAGTGTAAAGGTCCAAAAGAGCTCGCGTGCGAGGAGATGCAAAAATGTTTGGAAGGCACTCGCGACATCATCGTCGAAAGTAGCTAACGACACCGCATAATGAATTCAAATAAACGCACTCATTGATACGGCCGGTTGATGTGTAGACGCACTGTACGCGAAACGAGCATTGCGAATCGTTGGGTAGGCAATTTTGTAGGGCATCGCAACAGCGAGAAATCGCCAATTTGCAGGGCATACTGCCGAATTGCATGTCAAGGTGTTGCCTCATTTGCTGGCCCCAATGTAATACCTGTCACCTCTACCGGCAGGGCTGTTGCATATGATGCAGCAGTTCCTGCATCTGCCCTGTAGTCAGATGCTGCCGCATGCACTCGGCAAACATAGCTGCCGGTTGTGGGGTATATTCAGGGGTAAGTTCAGGCTGCTGCGCAGAAACACTGTGTTTTGCCGTGTCGGTCGAGTCCTGTCGGGGGAGCTGAATTTAAAAAAGCGAAAACGCTCGCGAACCGGTTAACGCCCGCTGCCCATTAGGGGCCAGCGGGCGTTTTTCGTTTTCACCCCGTTTTTCGCCGTGTTTTGGTGATACGCCCAACCTGACCAAGAATCCACGTTTCGTGGCGAGAGTCCGGGACCCCGAAGCCAACCCCACCTGTTGGGTTCGAACCCCGAACACAACCCCAGAAACTCTCTGGTTCTCTGTTTAACATGGCAACACTGGTTAACACGCCGGTTAACACACTGCGGTGGCGGTTTTCAACCAGTCGACAAGCGGCGTTCGTCACACCTGTCTCCCAGAATTCCGAGACTTTGTCACACATCGTCAGAATCGCTGCAAAACGTCGCGGCTTTGCTATTTAAGTGCCTGCTTCGTCGAGACGACGCCTACGCTTCGGTTGTCTCGATGACTGCAAGTAGATGCTTCGCCCTCGACGTAGCCACGTAGAAATCACTTGCAGAAGGTGGCGAGGGGCGAGACGTAAGTAAGACGATTGCATCGGCTTCTAGACCTTTGAATGCGGCGAAGGTGGAGAACAAAACTCCGTTTCCCTTCTTCCACTCGTTCAAGTCGCTCGTGATTGGCATCCCTGCGACGCGAGAAACTCCATTGAAGCAGGATCGCTCCAGCTTGCGATGCGACAGGATCGCAAGCCGGTTTGGGCTAATTCGATAATCTGTTTTCCATGACTTGATCAACGATTCGCATTGCTCACGCTGTTGCGGGCTATCAGCGACTTCAATTTCGATAGGTTTTAGTCCAGCAGGAACTCGTGGGCTTGATTGCACGTCTGCATTCATCATTTTCACTGAATAGTCGTGTATCTCACGCGTGTTTCGACAATTGATCTTCAGATTGAAGACTGCGTCCGTCTGCGGAATGGTGTTCTCATCAGTGAAAATATTCTGATTGGGGTCGTAGAAAATTGCTAAACGACCATTTGTCTCGCGATTGAGCGATTCGATTACGAGCCACCAATCGCTTCGAAAGTCTTGGGCTTCGTCAACCACGATCGCTTCAAATCGGAGGCTTGGAACCTCGTCAAGTAGAACATCAAACATCTTGTTCGGAACGACATTGGCCCAGAAGTCGGCCTTCTGCTGCGGATCTTGGGGCGGCGAGAATGGAATCCTTGCCCGGCGATAGAACTCGCGACACAAACCGTGGAATGTATTGACTTGTAGATGCTTCCGAGTGGTGGAACTAAGTTCCTCGTCCATGCGCTCATTCAGCCACTGGCCCAATTGTCGATTAAAACAAAGAAACAGCGTGTCGATACCTTCTCTCGCGTATTCAACGGCGCGCCAAAGTCCGAGCATCGTCTTTCCGGTGCCTGCACCGCCGCGAACTGCAAGTCGACGATTGTCACTCAACCCATCAAGTACAACTTGTTGCTGTGTGGTCAGCGTGACTAACTGTTCTTCGTCCCTTTCGAGTTCACGCCATCTTGCTGGGATGAGTCCAAATACGGGACGCAACCGTTCACGACACAGCTTCATTGCATCCCCATCGACGGATGAACGGGCGTGCGGGGTAGCGACGCGGATTGTTGGCACCGCGGCGTTCGTTCTCTTGTTCGATCAGGCGTGTGGCTCGGTTGGCTTGGGCGACGGTGAGCAGTCTTATACGGGCAAATTTGCCGGGTTGTTTCGCACGGATCGGCCCAAACTCGCCAACACGGAACCGATGTCGTTTCAGTTTGCGTCGCTTGGTAACAACGCCACCGAACTCGTGCAGGTTCCACAGTCGGCCAGCAATCTCGTTGACTGGGCCAATGACTGCTTCACCGCGATCGCGGTTGACTTCGTAGCGAAGCACACGACGCAGCATTCCGGTCGGCGAACTGGGCGGCGATCCTGGGTTGGATGGTTTCTTGCGTTTGCGGATGGATCGTTTAGCGGTCATCCGGATGGTGCCGGCAGCATGATTCATGCTTTTGAAAGTCGCTTGGCTGACCTTCTTTTTCAGTTGGCCCGGCGTGAATCGCACGCGAGCCCGAAATTGCATCATTTCGCCAGCTCAAACGTCAACGAAAGTAGGCTCGTGAATTGATTGAACTGCGTCCAATGCTCGGAGGAGTACAGGACTGAGTTTTCAACCTTGATACAGCGAGCTGCAACGAACGAATTGAGTCGCTTGAGCCGGAAGTAGTCAGCCAGTTCTTCGACAAAGAGCACCAACGGGTCGATCTCTTTTGCATCGCCCTTGCTGAACTTCTTTTGGACTGCGACGTCTATCGTGGCGTGGTACTTGTTCGTTACTCGATCGAGAGGCAGGTATTCCACCTCGCGCGGCACAACCGTGACTCGCAGTTCCTTCATATCTTCGAGATCGAAGTTGGGGACGTACAGTCGCTGTGCGGAGAGGTTCGTCTTGCTAAACTCGCCGGCGTTGATCTCCGCGACGACGCATTCGGCAATTTGAATGA includes the following:
- a CDS encoding UvrD-helicase domain-containing protein, with the protein product MPTIRVATPHARSSVDGDAMKLCRERLRPVFGLIPARWRELERDEEQLVTLTTQQQVVLDGLSDNRRLAVRGGAGTGKTMLGLWRAVEYAREGIDTLFLCFNRQLGQWLNERMDEELSSTTRKHLQVNTFHGLCREFYRRARIPFSPPQDPQQKADFWANVVPNKMFDVLLDEVPSLRFEAIVVDEAQDFRSDWWLVIESLNRETNGRLAIFYDPNQNIFTDENTIPQTDAVFNLKINCRNTREIHDYSVKMMNADVQSSPRVPAGLKPIEIEVADSPQQREQCESLIKSWKTDYRISPNRLAILSHRKLERSCFNGVSRVAGMPITSDLNEWKKGNGVLFSTFAAFKGLEADAIVLLTSRPSPPSASDFYVATSRAKHLLAVIETTEA
- a CDS encoding restriction endonuclease → MSDAYPTDRHVYDYVITDSKTERKFVETLDKSTEVCVYAKLPKAFSIPTPVGNYNPDWAIAFNQGTVKHVFFVAETKGSMSSLELKKIEAAKIDCARKFFARITSDNVKYDVVDSYERLMELVQ